The genomic stretch ACTACTTTTAAGTTGAAAGATTGCCCTCTACGCGCGTTAAACAATAAGTTactttatcgatttatttatttctgacAAATAAGATGAATACAATAAAATTGCCAAAAATAAATAAGTTTTACAATACTTTCTAATATCGTTTAATTACAAGGCACGTGAATCACACAAGAATCACCATATCGCCTCGATAACATCCGATGGTCCTTTTTACAGCAAAATAATCTATACAATCACAAATATGACTCTTTCGTGCCTCTTACAgtatcaaaaataaattaatataaggaAAAACAACTGAGGAACGTATTAACgataatatatgataaaatcaaatatataaaattatttcaatgattTTCATTTCAAGCGATAAATAACATAGAACAGTTGTGTCCTTCGATATGCAGGCGTTAAAatactttcttgttatttttcattctcttcgCGGAAAAGTATATTATACATTCTGCTGTATCCATTTTAAAGCAGTTTTAATGTTGCCAAGCGTTACTCTACCAAGGAAACTAGCGATTAATTGATATTCTGGCATGGTACGTCTTCCACAAGATTTTGTGGAAAGTGATCTATTATAAGAATTCTGTTTTCTGCCTTCCTGGATATTCTCATTTTCCAGTACTTCTGGTAGTTGTAACATGGAATTTCGCCCTTCGCAAAGTACTTTTGTAGTTAAGCACAGAAGCCATTGCATAatctacaaaaaatataaaaatgtaatagagtttatataaatttaaaaattaatttaggaatataaaaataatacttcGTTAGTTGATGGCAATTTCCATTCGCTCCTAAACCAGGTGCTCGGTGCCCATAAGTGCAATTGTACTATGGTTGCCGCAGTTTCCGTGTCGAGTCTCTGAAATACAAATATTGCtaaaaatatcgtatatataCTTCAAAAGTAACACGACTCAAACAGATTTTTCAGGAAAAGTGAGAAAATATATAGAagtttacaaaaaatattatattatatataaatattaaactatataacattattcagCTAAACACGGactttagaaaacaataaatattattttgtaatcttCCTTCCACGATTTTGGTTATTTATTTAACACAGGACTGAATTATTTTGAGTAGTGACACacttttaaaatacatatacaatatattcagTTGTAAATACCTTATATAAGCTCCTTGACAATAAATTCTTAATGAGTGCAGAAATAATAGTTGGCATATGGTTAGGTAGAGGTTGCAAATCCGTCTCTTTATAATTGTGATTTTTAAGAGAAGTCCCTTCCTTGTCGCTATGGAACGGATTTTTCATACCAAATATTTCATATGCTATGGTCCCAACTGTCCAAAGATCAGCTTTTGTGTAATTGATACTGGTAAATGGACCAGGTTCTGCTGTAATTACTTCCGGCGCCATTAGAGCTGCATTCCCGCCTTTGTCGATATCATGAGTGTTGTAAGGCAGGTACAATCCATGACGTTTATCCGCCAGGCAACATCCAAAGTCTGTGATTACCAAAGATGGACAATTCTCTGCTTCTTCTGACAAGTCTAACAGAATATTATCACTCTTCAGGTCACTGCATTTTTAAGAACAAAAATGGTATATATGAAACATGATATGATCTGAAACATAATACAACATTCTGATTGAACAAATAATATCAGTTTACCGGTGTGCAATGCCATGTACATTCAAATGAGTTACACCCTCCAGTAATTGAGCCAGTAGTAATATTGATTCCTTCATATTCAAGTTGTGATTGCTCAAATATTGTTTCAGCGTAGTGTCATATCTGCAATTGAAAAAAAAGGGACAGTTAAATTATTTGAGATTCTAATCCTGAGAAAATTATCTGAGAttttaattttacgaaaattatgtaacattttaattttgAGAATCATGCGAGAGAGAATCGAAAAGTTATTTCTTGGAATATCAGAAACCTTTTCATTAGCAGAAATAGGCTCATGTTTCTCCCAGATCCCTGTGGGTTGATGCGTGCGGGTAATGCATCTGGATACATTCTCCAAGAACCAGGTAACACTGGTACTCTATCAGCAAAGACATAATACATCGCTACGACATTTGGATGCGGAGGGAGCTTGGTTTTCCTCTCGACCATTTTCATTTCCCAGTCAGCTAATTCCTCGTTTCGTAAATATTTTCTGGCTGGTACGGTTTCCCGATACATGGACCTCAGAATAGACAACGCATTCGATTCGGTATCATAATTGAACATCATTTTTAATGCCAATGGAAATGAAGTTATATCTTTTGTTTTATCGTCGATGTTTATCTGGTTTTCAGTACTTGGAGAATCGTTAAATCTTGCCGAGTAAACAACCGCAGAGCATCCTTTCGCGATTGCAGGGCCaattataaaatcttttaaactaataacTTTCTCTTCGTTTTCGATTGTTTCGTAATTTTTGTCATTTTGTGGCGTGTTCCATTGCAATTTTGATACAGATTCCtgtcaatatttttaatgtgtAAAGTTTTTCTTATGCTTTCTTCATCAaatgaacataaaaataaagTGTTATTTACCCGAATTTCCCAGCAGACTCCTTCCAATTCATCTTCTTTTGTTAATATTCCAGTGCCAGATGCCAATGACACACCAACCAAAGCAAAAAAAGGAGCTGAGTCTCCACCAAAGACCAATCTACTAGCAGCTCTTCTACGCAAGTCAGCAGCTAAACTATTAGTGACTCGCTTCAGGATGTTATCTACAAAGATTCGTCGAGCATGGGCCCCCAAATAACCAAGGTGTTTTCCTGTGCTGGACACATTGCTATTACCCTGGGGCAACCAGCCCTGGGACTTgcctattttaaaattaataaaagtaaaGCTTTAacttttctatatataatacattccaaaattttgatatttcatctATTTCATCTATACAACCTAATTTCACAATGATACACTGTTCTTTTGGACTATAATACAATTTgccaaaattttctttttctaattcatgttctttttTAGGATACAAATTTAGTTCATATCTTCATATCAAATTTACCTAAGTTAATCCATAGTTAgtcaatataaaaattttgtatacgATAGAGACaatcatagaaaataaataattatttgggAGATTCAACAGCCAATCATTGTAAGTCAGTCttccataaaaaataatttacactttGTAAATGTCTTTATAGCACCAAAACTTTTAATTAACAGTtataataactatataataaagattatagtaattaaattagaaaatgtatTATGATGATTAAATTGAGCTATGGATTGAAAGTTTCTATAACGGCAGGATATAAATGAAAATCTGACTTACACTGATTGACTTCTAAATtatccatttatttatttatacagaaAAATTTCCTAAAAGACTCTGGTATATGGATAAGTTTTAAACCTTCCTAAGGTCATATATATGCTCAGAAGCAACAGTAATTCTATATAGATGAAACAATACCACTACCCAAAGGACTGCAGAAGATTATTGAATAGAATAGTGCATATTtggtttaattatattattgcaAGATATTAAAATACAGTTTATAACTCATACTAGAAAGTATTTAAGACTTATCCGCCAAaccaatatatgtatatgatggCCAAATAACCTCAAAACTGGAAATATACTGAAACGTAATTAACATAACTTCTaatatgaaatacaatatacatatacaaagaTACCTGAATTGTCAAAAAAATATGTTGAATCAATCAACAGTTTCTGTTTTGGTTACTAACTGTGTCAAGGTCCTTTGACAGCAGTCAACCATCCTGCAGGAATAAATTTCTCGAAGGAACTCACCTACTTGCACAACGTGTATCTTGTCGTGATAGTTCCTTTGATGGAAATTAGAGTAGAAGCACTCGGTATTTCTGAATGAATGCAGTAGAGCCCGACCATTTTGTACGAAACGATGGAGTGCTGTCCGAATCGACATCTCTCCGCGCTTTTGGGCCGAGAGAGCCCAGCGGGCTAGCCCCCAAGAAAAGTAAACCTTCACCACCGAAGGCAGACTCGTTGTTATTAAATTGACCGTTTTTTTAATGATTCTCGATTAACTGCGTAGACAAGAATTGAACAATTTCAGCAAAATCATCCCCTCCCCCTTCCGTTGTCGCTTTCGCACTGCGCTGTCGAACTCTATCGGAGTGTCACGGAACACGTAATTACGGAACCGTGAACAACCATATGTCATGAGAaagagaataaattaaaataaaaataaaagataaatgttGAGAAGGaatgtaatatatttgtaatttttatatgtaaatgcAGAAATATTTGCAGTCTAGCAATAATCTGTATATTTATTgagtaaatatactattatttagtaaatatagaatttttacGTACACTTAAATATTTGCAGAAATATTTGTAGTCTAGTAGTAATCGATACGTTTATTTTTAAGATAAATTGTATTTGAAGAACGTTATGCGATTTGTACAGTTATCTGATTTTAGATCTGATAACGTGCGGAAGGAACGCATTAAATGTGTTCACTATGTGCATGGTACAAGTTCAATTTAGAATTACTCACACTTCAATTTTATCTAAGCCAATGATACAATTATATTTCCTCcaataggaaaaataaattgCGATTGAAGAACGGTGAACTTGATAAACTGTCTTGATTATGTTTATTTCATATAGtcaattatatacatttttagttTAACTAATTAATGACATTAATGAATATATACTCTCTTCAAAATTAACCCTGTAATAACACTATACAGGAAATATCCGTGAAattaattacgattaatttCGATTTTCGTTAGTAATGATATCTATAAGCCCTGCCATAATTGTATACCGCTCTACTATCAATTGGATTGCAAGTGAAAAGAGCATCTCCACGAGTCCCATCCGGGCAAGTACACACCGCGATATGGCGCCTGGGTGTGCAAGTAGCTGATGGTCCACACTCTTTCCCAGTGCAAGGATTTTGGCAAGAGTAGTCAATGCACGCCTTATTATCTGGACATTCGCCGTCAGTGAAGCATTCTCCACGTTGACAACTAGTCAGAGCGTTTCCTATATATCCTGAGGGACAGGTGCATATTGGTCTTTCCTTCCCAGTGTTGTCATGGCCAGGAGTACAAATTGCATTGGTTCCACAAGGATTAGGTTCGCATAGATCTCCTatggatattaataaatttaatcatGTATCAATTCATATACATTTGCTAAATTTGCTtcaataaatttgcaatttatataaatctgTTTCAAAAAGTTGAAATAAACCTTGAAGAGTCCATGagttcaaatatttttagtttGGTAGTGGAGGTCTGAGGTATTAACCTTGATTTTTTGGAACACTGTACACGATTAAGTTTACTTACGTGCTTCGAATAATCTACAGCTAACGAAAGGATTGCCAGTCATGTGTTTTGGGCAACTACAAACTGGAGTTATGCCTCGCACATTGCAATCTGCGTTCACACCACATACTCCGTCACAAGGGTTCACGCATCTCTGATTTAGACAAGCTGGTTTGTTCCC from Bombus terrestris chromosome 16, iyBomTerr1.2, whole genome shotgun sequence encodes the following:
- the LOC100648193 gene encoding serine/threonine-protein kinase Pink1, mitochondrial produces the protein MSIRTALHRFVQNGRALLHSFRNTECFYSNFHQRNYHDKIHVVQVGKSQGWLPQGNSNVSSTGKHLGYLGAHARRIFVDNILKRVTNSLAADLRRRAASRLVFGGDSAPFFALVGVSLASGTGILTKEDELEGVCWEIRESVSKLQWNTPQNDKNYETIENEEKVISLKDFIIGPAIAKGCSAVVYSARFNDSPSTENQINIDDKTKDITSFPLALKMMFNYDTESNALSILRSMYRETVPARKYLRNEELADWEMKMVERKTKLPPHPNVVAMYYVFADRVPVLPGSWRMYPDALPARINPQGSGRNMSLFLLMKRYDTTLKQYLSNHNLNMKESILLLAQLLEGVTHLNVHGIAHRDLKSDNILLDLSEEAENCPSLVITDFGCCLADKRHGLYLPYNTHDIDKGGNAALMAPEVITAEPGPFTSINYTKADLWTVGTIAYEIFGMKNPFHSDKEGTSLKNHNYKETDLQPLPNHMPTIISALIKNLLSRSLYKRLDTETAATIVQLHLWAPSTWFRSEWKLPSTNEIMQWLLCLTTKVLCEGRNSMLQLPEVLENENIQEGRKQNSYNRSLSTKSCGRRTMPEYQLIASFLGRVTLGNIKTALKWIQQNV